In Plutella xylostella chromosome 3, ilPluXylo3.1, whole genome shotgun sequence, the following proteins share a genomic window:
- the LOC105382514 gene encoding uncharacterized protein LOC105382514, giving the protein MAWLVWCSLAALCAPVLGHGRVLDPPGRGTAWRAGFPAKPDYDDDGLNCGGFYHQWSVNGGRCGVCGDAYDSPTPRAHELGGTYGQGDIVASYRPGASLRAVVDLTASHKGYWEFRLCPDPLANQQDCFDKYVLQLEQGGTKYYPTEGSTKYAVTYKLPEGLICEHCVLQWKYTAGNNWGVCANGTQGLGCGNQEEFRACSDVSVTVARTHDVEPLETVPEGYEEIPYPLFFYLRHGFFDLEQGLRDMLHRPARRQARPKKHRRPRKKHRKKHTKRKFKKVRLF; this is encoded by the exons ATGGCGTGGCTCGTGTGGTGTTCCCTAGCGGCGCTGTGTGCCCCCGTGCTGGGCCACGGCCGCGTGCTGGACCCCCCGGGCCGTGGGACCGCCTGGCGCGCCGGATTCCCCGCCAAGCCCGACTACGATGACGACGGGTTGAACTGCGGAGGGTTCTACCATCAGTGGTCGGTGAATGGCGGCAG ATGCGGCGTGTGCGGCGACGCCTACGACTCCCCAACCCCTCGCGCGCACGAGCTGGGGGGCACCTACGGGCAGGGAGACATCGTGGCGAGCTACCGGCCCGGGGCTTCCCTCCGCGCCGTCGTGGACCTGACCGCCTCTCACAAGGGATACTGGGAGTTCCGCCTCTGCCCCGACCCGCTAGCCAACCAACAAGACTGCTTCGACAAATATGTATTGCAACTCGAGCAAGGAGGGACTAAATACTACCCTACAGAAGGCAGCACGAAATACGCAGTGACTTACAAACTCCCTGAAGGTCTAATCTGTGAGCATTGTGTGCTGCAGTGGAAGTACACTGCAGGCAACAACTGGGGCGTCTGCGCCAACGGCACGCAGGGGCTGGGCTGTGGGAACCAGGAGGAGTTCCGCGCGTGTTCAGATGTGTCCGTGACAGTCGCCAGGACTCATGATGTGGAGCCTCTAGAGACGGTGCCTGAGGGATACGAGGAGATCCCGTATCCGCTGTTCTTCTACTTGAGGCATGGGTTCTTCGACTTGGAGCAAG GTCTCCGCGACATGCTACACCGGCCGGCGCGCCGCCAGGCTCGGCCCAAGAAGCACCGGCGGCCTCGGAAGAAACACCGGAAGAAACATACCAAGCGGAAGTTTAAAAAAGTAAGGCTCTTTTGA
- the LOC105382543 gene encoding uncharacterized protein LOC105382543 isoform X1: MASCWLVWLTMLGFVAQGLAIMCYECNSATNSYCAEKILPDNLKRNCSERDRGDIVHTLCRKITQHVDVEVEGQRPGARVVRTCGWDDSKYKSSCYHRSGFGSRHEVCACAADLCNSAPAAAAGATVALAAAAILKLG; the protein is encoded by the exons ATGGCGTCCTGCTGGCTGGTTTGGCTCACGATGCTTGGCTTCGTAGCACAGG GCTTGGCAATAATGTGCTACGAGTGCAACAGTGCAACCAACTCTTATTGTGCTGAGAAAATACTTCCGGATAATCTGAAGAGAAATTGCTCTGAGCGAGATAGGGGAG ACATAGTCCACACTCTGTGCCGCAAGATCACGCAGCATGTGGACGTGGAGGTGGAGGGGCAGCGGCCGGGGGCGCGCGTCGTGCGCACCTGCGGCTGGGACGACTCCAAGTATAAG AGCTCGTGCTACCACCGCTCCGGCTTCGGCAGCCGGCACGAGGTGTGCGCGTGCGCGGCGGACCTATGCAActccgcgcccgccgccgccgccggcgccaccgtcgcgctcgccgccgccgccatctTGAAGTTGGGATGA
- the LOC105382981 gene encoding uncharacterized protein LOC105382981 has protein sequence MSLSLLLLACLTAGAAGHGRLLDPPGRSTAWRLGFPTEKYGDDAGLNCGGFWNQWGVHKGKCGICGDAFELPTPRPHELGGKYGSGLVVANYHPGASIPVTVDLTRSHLGYWELRLCDDPQNNDQECFDQHVLELEDGGSKYYPIEGSKKYELTYRLPPGLVCDHCVLQWKYTAGNNWGVCEDGQQMVGCGNQEQFRACSDISITTMKSGPERFNLVESLGKKEEEYEEYESNDVDVDAGADE, from the exons ATGTCGCTCTCCCTCCTACTCCTCGCCTGCCTCACAGCCGGGGCGGCGGGTCACGGGCGGCTGCTGGACCCGCCCGGGCGCTCCACGGCGTGGCGCCTCGGGTTCCCCACGGAGAAGTATGGAGATGATGCGGGGCTGAACTGCGGAGGGTTCTGGAACCAGTGGGGCGTGCATAAGGGGAA ATGCGGCATCTGCGGAGACGCCTTCGAGCTGCCCACTCCTCGTCCTCACGAGCTCGGCGGCAAGTACGGCAGCGGCCTGGTCGTGGCCAACTACCACCCCGGGGCCTCCATCCCCGTCACCGTTGACCTCACCCGCAGCCACCTCGGCTACTGGGAACTCAGGCTCTGCGACGACCCTCAGAACAATGATCAGGAATGCTTCGACCAACACGTCTTGGAGCTAGAAGACGGAGGGTCCAAATACTACCCCATAGAAGGGAGCAAGAAGTATGAGCTGACGTACAGGTTACCTCCGGGGTTGGTCTGTGATCATTGCGTGCTGCAGTGGAAGTATACCGCTGGGAACAACTGGGGGGTCTGTGAGGATGGGCAGCAGATGGTTGGTTGCGGGAACCAGGAGCAGTTCAGGGCTTGTTCAGACATCTCTATAACCACCATGAAGTCAGGCCCTGAAAGGTTCAACCTGGTGGAGTCGCTGGGCAAGAAGGAGGAAGAGTATGAGGAGTATGAATCTAATGATGTGGATGTTGACGCGGGCGCTGATGAGTGA
- the LOC105382543 gene encoding uncharacterized protein LOC105382543 isoform X2 — MCYECNSATNSYCAEKILPDNLKRNCSERDRGDIVHTLCRKITQHVDVEVEGQRPGARVVRTCGWDDSKYKSSCYHRSGFGSRHEVCACAADLCNSAPAAAAGATVALAAAAILKLG, encoded by the exons ATGTGCTACGAGTGCAACAGTGCAACCAACTCTTATTGTGCTGAGAAAATACTTCCGGATAATCTGAAGAGAAATTGCTCTGAGCGAGATAGGGGAG ACATAGTCCACACTCTGTGCCGCAAGATCACGCAGCATGTGGACGTGGAGGTGGAGGGGCAGCGGCCGGGGGCGCGCGTCGTGCGCACCTGCGGCTGGGACGACTCCAAGTATAAG AGCTCGTGCTACCACCGCTCCGGCTTCGGCAGCCGGCACGAGGTGTGCGCGTGCGCGGCGGACCTATGCAActccgcgcccgccgccgccgccggcgccaccgtcgcgctcgccgccgccgccatctTGAAGTTGGGATGA
- the LOC105383004 gene encoding uncharacterized protein LOC105383004 has translation MPDHGAGGPTQPGDHRAAPDAWRHPGDSSAAYQYAMMQNNYGCSSKDLNEQSVASYCHVVTGIYEASTSIQQYQAPRYNSQAPSFSSPPHSPLVGLVFDPSSSGYSGQGLMGDRGGHPERRHQTSWALSNPEPIGTGAKKKIMKSQDKRHAYSDPRYHRERDRELPGDLERQRRMLAADSTSSLDFFVEGERMVSELCNIPDPSTRMDHHQHKTNKDEDKNKAGSSDALLLALDKIVIHDQIPNLIVQLAIEACTDAENIAIAHHNRPCFKNIHSICAKTRSNVQKPDSAVANLHSQGIPWVIKNFIFSFVRILDGWKGVKELLSEKHDTFSRIENKYYSPNIRECFVQWQAVTKEMLSHIYKTFKCLDHGFTMEQKSFTHNYYANNSAAPRHQNQTKFQSKPARPPGASSQYNPVQPPWLQAQTASQPFHDSPWPMRSSAPSKKYPVAPSPSAHNFYSLNEQNDMSSYQKAPYKCDPCGAREAKPRQSWTISGDCREPSERELYAQLKHRVDAELGKQALLGSAPCDLMQRRDMELAKIIPLSHVEKSLIPSMAAAEARFSQKNNSCGDTKEETDFFAAWGQMIQKETSEYITHPSHNIQIPLNVVALSNNISGPVQFIDPENDEFHEMTKVYMKPGSYKVPIKPTDPLSSFLQGASQEVVYESPVEELAPQKMKVAFQAVTLAPQPKYNPDSWPCMVPRRSEDLFADDRLQRAPCLDMRSTDPLELLTAMTSDRAWEAAKQSAPKLMDFIHEGSKSDTARLYDALGLSTNDEFADDIKQIQLNLENNTGWLTDLPAEVPAQWDQQPVDQPEPVAPPPQDHSIFSEDHVKCLDTSIKSLESNDENPNSHPKSDESKENARRLNYDHTGSHVRDETQKKSNKTKVAASGMWYHPKKKKPLPSSTVKKFEAVISKLSQISEANFIRDDMDIKMAPRFYEVVKYPMCLHDISAKLRTAAYSDHDQVVHDFKRMFNNVKLYLKSYPDQVMKKSVNKVATEFEKLLAEEFRSKSDSKNNKHQDNGSENRENKERKKERNAESTVSENKADEAASKKSDHK, from the exons ATGCCCGACCATGGCGCGGGGGGACCGACCCAGCCCGGCGACCACCGCGCGGCCCCCGACGCCTGGAGGCACCCTGGAGACTCCTCGGCTGCCTACCAGTATGCCATGATGCAGAACAACTATG GTTGTTCAAGTAAGGATCTGAATGAGCAGAGCGTTGCATCGTACTGTCACGTGGTGACTGGTATTTACGAAGCCTCTACGTCTATCCAGCAATATCAAGCCCCTAG ATACAACAGTCAAGCGCCATCTTTCAGTTCGCCCCCGCACTCGCCGCTGGTCGGCTTGGTGTTCGACCCCTCGTCATCCGGCTACAGTGGGCAGGGTCTGATGGGCGACCGCGGCGGCCACCCCGAGCGCCGCCATCAGACCTCGTGGGCCTTGTCGAACCCAGAGCCCATCGGAACTGGAGCCAAGAAGAAGATCATGAAGAGCCAGGACAAGCGGCACGCGTACAGCGACCCGCGCTACCACCGCGAGCGAGACAGGGAGCTGCCGGGCGACCTGGAGCGACAGAGACGCATGCTCGCCGCCGACTCCACCTCCAGCCTCGATTTCTTCGTGGAGGGAGAGCGCATGGTCTCCGAGCTCTGCAACATCCCCGACCCGAGCACCCGCATGGATCACCACCAACACAAAaccaacaaagacgaagacaaaaacaaagcagGCTCCTCGGATGCCCTTTTGTTAGCTTTAGACAAAATTGTTATTCATGATCAAATACCGAACCTCATCGTGCAACTGGCAATCGAAGCTTGCACTGACGCGGAGAACATAGCAATAGCACACCACAATAGACCGTGCTTTAAAAACATCCATTCTATATGCGCTAAAACAAGGTCTAATGTTCAGAAACCAGACAGCGCAGTCGCTAACCTCCATTCTCAAGGAATTCCCTGGGTTATCAAGAACTTTATATTTTCGTTTGTGAGAATATTAGACGGTTGGAAAGGCGTCAAGGAACTGCTGAGTGAGAAACACGATACTTTTTCAAGAATAGAAAACAAGTACTACAGCCCCAACATCAGGGAGTGCTTCGTGCAGTGGCAGGCGGTCACCAAGGAAATGCTGAGTCATATTTACAAAACTTTTAAATGCCTCGATCACGGTTTCACAATGGAGCAGAAGAGTTTTACGCATAACTATTACGCGAACAACTCGGCGGCTCCTCGACACCAGAACCAGACCAAGTTCCAGAGCAAGCCGGCGCGGCCACCCGGCGCGTCCTCGCAGTACAACCCCGTGCAGCCGCCCTGGCTGCAGGCGCAGACCGCCAGCCAGCCCTTCCACGACAGCCCGTGGCCTATGAGATCTAGTGCGCCCAGTAAAAAGTATCCGGTCGCCCCATCACCAAGTGCGCACAACTTTTACTCTCTGAATGAACAGAACGACATGAGCAGCTACCAGAAAGCCCCGTACAAGTGTGACCCGTGCGGCGCGCGGGAGGCGAAGCCGCGGCAGTCGTGGACCATCAGCGGCGACTGCCGGGAGCCGAGCGAGCGCGAGCTCTACGCGCAGCTCAAGCACCGCGTGGACGCCGAGCTCGGCAAGCAGGCGCTGCTGGGGAGCGCCCCCTGCGACCTCATGCAGCGACGAGACATGGAGCTCGCCAAGATAATACCGCTGAGCCACGTGGAGAAGTCTCTCATCCCGAGcatggcggcggcggaggcgcgCTTCTCTCAGAAGAACAACAGCTGCGGCGACACTAAAGAAGAGACGGATTTTTTTGCGGCGTGGGGTCAGATGATACAAAAAGAAACTAGTGAATACATAACTCATCCTTCTCACAACATTCAGATTCCCCTGAATGTTGTGGCGTTATCTAACAATATATCTGGCCCCGTACAATTCATTGATCCTGAAAATGATGAGTTCCATGAAATGACTAAAGTTTATATGAAGCCTGGAAGCTACAAAGTACCGATAAAACCTACGGACCCCCTGTCTTCTTTTCTGCAAGGAGCGTCGCAGGAGGTGGTCTACGAGAGCCCGGTGGAGGAATTGGCTCCTCAGAAAATGAAGGTTGCGTTTCAGGCTGTGACCCTGGCTCCACAGCCCAAGTACAACCCTGACTCGTGGCCCTGCATGGTCCCGCGACGGAGTGAGGATCTGTTTGCAGACGACCGCCTGCAGCGCGCACCTTGCCTAGACATGAGGAGTACTGACCCTCTAGAGCTGCTGACCGCGATGACGTCAGACCGCGCCTGGGAGGCGGCCAAGCAGTCCGCTCCGAAGCTGATGGACTTCATCCACGAAGGCTCCAAGTCCGACACGGCGAGGCTGTATGACGCGCTGGGACTCTCTACCAACGATGAGTTCGCAGACGATATAAAGCAAATCCAATTGAATTTGGAGAACAATACTGGTTGGCTGACCGACTTGCCCGCTGAAGTGCCGGCGCAGTGGGACCAGCAGCCCGTGGACCAGCCGGAGCCGGTGGCCCCACCGCCCCAAGACCACTCCATATTTAGTGAAGACCACGTGAAATGTCTCGATACATCAATCAAATCTTTAGAGTCCAATGATGAGAATCCCAACAGCCATCCCAAGTCCGACGAGAGCAAGGAAAACGCTCGACGTCTGAACTACGACCACACTGGCAGCCACGTGCGGGATGAGACACAAAAGAAGAGTAACAAAACGAAAGTGGCTGCTTCGGGCATGTGGTACCACCCGAAGAAGAAAAAACCTCTTCCCTCGTCGACCGTGAAGAAGTTTGAAGCAGTCATATCGAAGCTGTCGCAAATCAGTGAAGCCAATTTTATCCGGGACGATATGGATATAAAGATG GCTCCACGATTCTACGAGGTGGTGAAGTACCCGATGTGCCTGCACGACATCTCGGCCAAGCTGCGCACCGCCGCCTACTCCGACCACGACCAGGTCGTGCACGACTTCAAGCGCATGTTCAACAATGTCAAACTCTATCTCAAG AGCTATCCAGACCAAGTGATGAAAAAGAGTGTAAACAAAGTGGCTACAGAATTTGAAAAACTGCTAGCTGAAGAATTTCGAAGCAAATCAGATAGTAAGAACAACAAACATCAGGACAACGGTTCTGAAAACCGTGagaataaagaaagaaagaaggaaAGGAACGCAGAATCTACAGTTAGTGAGAACAAAGCTGATGAAGCAGCAAGTAAGAAATCAGACCATAAATAA